The Apostichopus japonicus isolate 1M-3 chromosome 20, ASM3797524v1, whole genome shotgun sequence genome contains a region encoding:
- the LOC139961602 gene encoding 26S proteasome non-ATPase regulatory subunit 6-like, whose amino-acid sequence MSLEGLEHEGLLKNPDLGLSQLKFLLSQESHKKDAGVRKELIDGVTNSNMAPFYEELCKDLGWSVDKTLLQKMKDANEKELKTLDEKIEDAEQNLGESEVRDALLAKAEYLCKIGDKEACLSAFRKAFEKTVALGHRLDIIFHQIRVGLFWLDNDIITRNIEKAKSMIDEGGDWDRRNRLKVYQGLYSMSVRDFKSAANFFLDTVSTFTSYELMDYKQFVTYTVLMAMISIERTELRTKVVKGSEILEVLHSLPDLKTFLFSLYNCQYADFFKMLAAVEQELKNDRLTSPHYRYYCREMRVLAYTQLLESYRSLTLPYMANAFGVSIDFIDQELSRFIAAGRLHCKIDKVGGIVETNRPDSKNWQYQATIKQGDILLNRVQKLSRVINI is encoded by the exons ATGTCTTTAGAGGGTCTTGAACACGAGGGGTTATTGAAGAATCCTGACCTTGGATTATCCCAACTTAAGTTTCTATTATCACAAGAAAGTCATAAAAAAGATGCCGGTGTACGAAAGGAACTCATCGACGGTGTAACAAACAGTA ATATGGCACCTTTCTATGAAGAACTGTGCAAAGATCTTGGTTGGTCTGTGGACAAGACTTTACTGCAGAAAATGAAAGATGCAAATGAAAAGGAATTAAAAACTCTGGATGAGAAGATTGAAGATGCAGAGCAGAATCTGGGAGAATCAGAGGTGCGGGATGCCCTCCTTGCCAAGGCTGAATACCTCTGCAAAATTGGGGATAAG GAGGCCTGTCTGTCAGCTTTTCGGAAAGCATTTGAGAAGACCGTTGCCCTGGGACATCGATTAGatataatatttcatcaaatcagAGTTGGCCTATTCTGGTTGGACAATGATATCATCACAAGAAATATTGAGAAAGCTAAAAG CATGATCGATGAAGGCGGTGACTGGGATCGAAGGAATCGCTTGAAAGTTTACCAGGGTCTCTACTCCATGTCCGTCAGAGACTTCAAGAGTGCTGCTAATTTCTTCCTCGACACAGTTTCAACGTTTACCTCTTACGAGCTCATGGATTACAAACAATTCGTCACCTATACCGTTCTTATGGCTATGATATCAATCGAACGAACAGAGCTGAGAACCAAA GTTGTGAAAGGTTCAGAAATCCTGGAGGTCCTCCACAGTCTACCAGATCTCAAGACTTTCCTTTTTTCATTGTACAATTGTCAATATGCAGACTTCTTCAAAATGCTTG CTGCTGTGGAACAGGAGCTGAAGAATGACAGGCTGACCTCACCGCATTACAGATATTATTGTCGGGAAATGAGAGTACTAGCATACACCCAACTACTGGAATCCTACCGTAGTCTAACCCTGCCGTATATGGCAAACGCGTTTGGCGTTAGCATCGATTTTATCGACCA AGAGCTCTCCAGATTTATTGCTGCTGGACGTCTTCACTGTAAGATTGATAAAGTCGGAGGCATCGTGGAAACCAATCGGCCAGACAGCAAGAACTGGCAGTACCAG gccACAATCAAGCAAGGAGATATTTTGTTGAACAGAGTCCAAAAACTGAGCAGAGTAATAAACATCTGA
- the LOC139962053 gene encoding uncharacterized protein — MSLSFSINRIMGFDEKPSEKSNSESKSQTIARGDCHINPFANETFDKHDHLQLRSKCLNWPSGILVPPYPIVHCPPSLPVMFTAESVYDKRFPVYPLNHHAPFLMRTAKSTSMSNYCPRRMDGQQRKTISAKPAHKGDTQLKYVGQRHLQTSPVGGTRSPLSYKRSPRYMLSSPSIDPSTELNVPQFQLNRPDSSVNASPSSKNKRRAENKPMKSADGSTSHIEKIQRKGADAKQKTFICPECGKSFNAHYNLTRHMPVHTGARPFICKVCGKGFRQASTLCRHKIIHTNDKPHKCHECGKAFNRSSTLNTHLRIHANFKPYICEFCGKGFHQKGNYKNHKLTHSGEKAYKCQICQKAFHQVYNLTFHMHTHRDKKPFTCQVCGKGFCRNFDLKKHMRKLHDAQRSNPAKRDSIETAEVKKKDTFFKWAV; from the coding sequence ATGAGTTTGTCattttcgatcaatcgaatcatGGGATTTGATGAAAAGCCATCTGAGAAATCAAATTCAGAATCCAAATCTCAGACAATTGCAAGAGGAGATTGTCATATTAACCCTTTTGCAAATGAAACTTTTGATAAACACGATCATTTACAGCTTCGGTCCAAATGTCTAAATTGGCCATCTGGTATTTTAGTGCCACCGTACCCTATCGTCCATTGCCCTCCGAGTTTACCAGTTATGTTCACCGCTGAATCCGTTTACGACAAGAGGTTTCCAGTGTACCCATTGAATCACCATGCACCTTTCTTAATGAGAACCGCAAAATCGACGTCAATGTCAAACTACTGCCCCAGAAGGATGGATGGACAACAGAGGAAAACCATCAGCGCTAAACCAGCTCATAAGGGTGATACTCAACTAAAATATGTAGGACAACGCCATCTCCAGACATCTCCAGTCGGAGGAACCAGGTCGCCTCTATCTTATAAGAGGTCACCAAGGTACATGCTCTCATCGCCCTCTATTGACCCATCGACTGAATTAAACGTCCCTCAATTCCAGTTGAATCGACCTGATTCGAGTGTGAATGCGAGTCCTTCGTCGAAGAACAAACGAAGAGCTGAAAATAAGCCAATGAAAAGTGCTGATGGATCAACATCTCACATAGAAAAGATACAGAGGAAAGGAGCGGATGCGAAACAGAAGACATTCATTTGTCCAGAATGTGGTAAAAGTTTCAACGCTCATTATAACCTAACGCGCCACATGCCGGTCCATACCGGAGCTAGACCGTTTATCTGTAAGGTATGCGGTAAAGGCTTCAGACAAGCGAGCACGCTTTGCCGTCATAAGATCATACATACGAATGATAAACCGCACAAATGCCACGAATGTGGGAAGGCTTTCAACCGAAGCTCGACGCTTAATACGCATTTACGCATCCACGCAAACTTCAAACCTTACATTTGTGAATTTTGCGGTAAAGGTTTCCATCAGAAGGGTAACtacaaaaatcataaattaaCGCATAGTGGCGAAAAAGCCTACAaatgccaaatatgccagaaagcTTTCCATCAGGTTTACAATTTGACCTTCCATATGCATACCCATAGGGATAAAAAGCCGTTCACGTGCCAGGTGTGTGGTAAAGGCTTCTGTAGAAACTTTGATCTGAAGAAGCACATGCGTAAACTTCACGACGCCCAAAGGAGTAATCCGGCAAAGCGCGATAGTATTGAAACGGCTGAGGTTAAAAAGAAAGACACATTCTTTAAATGGGCTGTATGA